DNA from Alnus glutinosa chromosome 2, dhAlnGlut1.1, whole genome shotgun sequence:
AGTAGACATCAAAGTCAAGTGACTCAAGTGTAGGAAACCTATTTGGTCCTGAATATTTGAacggaaagaaaataaaagggaaaagaatttGATAGtgcaattcaatttggttgaaaGCAAAGATTTCCAGATTCTGAGATCAGAAAGGATATAGAAGATATGTATCCTTGTATTTTACATTCTTTTCCAGAAAATTAAGCCTCaagaaaatatacttttttataaCCAAAAGGAAATTGGAGTAGGTGACATGACAAATATGCAAACTTACCAAAGTCCTAACAgtccaacaaaaaagaagaagacaaagatGTAATGTTGTTACAACCACATAACTAGAAAATAAGTACACTCTTTGGAAGCCAAAGACTAGGTTTGTTTGAGTAATTTGGTTTCTTTGGCAGCTGTATCGAGCTATAGTCTGTTAGGGATATTCTAGTAGTTCGACATGTGATATTTTGTGCCAAAGTAAACAAGCATTGGCAACCTCATGTGGGATAGTTCTCAAAAATAGAATCATTTCAAATTGGAAAATCTTGAAAAACCATACTAACTCATAGCAACACCGACATAGCCAAGTTCCATAACCAAAGCAACCAACGCAATTATAATGGATTACTTAGCACCAAACATTATAATATCACATATTCTTGAGAATAGAGGAAACTAAACATACCTTCAGGGAGCCGACCATAACTGCATTGAGAGATTGATAGCATCGAAGTCATCAATGCCGATGCAGTTGCAGTGTGGTATGGCAGCATCGACTCCACACAGAAGCTCATTTCAACAGGGCACCTTCAACACAAACAATACATTATCCACATTATCGTCTTTCAACTCTAAATAATGTGACATTATTAATGACTAAACTAACCTTCAAATCCGTTTGGACACCGAGAAAAATCTAGGAAAAGAAAGCAATCAAAATTCGGAATATTATATTCATCGCAGCTTTGTTTTACAGGAAATGAAAGCCTAACTTTCATCAAACCCCATTATGGTACATTATCCAAAGACTAGATATCTATCTCGTCCCGGATGACCATCAAAAGCATCAAATTCAAATTCcccatctttttttcttctgtcaCATTTTCTCCAAACGCAAACGGCATAGACAAATTGGCACCCTGAACAATATGCCATTATAATAGTAACTCTAAACTCTGTTTGGTttccgaaaaaaaaaagtccaatgCTGCTTTCATagaccataaaaataaaaataaaaagaaaaaagaaaaaaagaaaaaagaaaagaaaaagtagacgTGCTCTAATTTCAACTAAAGACCATTTTCTGGCGCCCCAAATAATCAAAAACTCCCACagataaacgaaaaaaaaaaaaattcagtttcagaatcttcatatatatatatatacctgagAGTTGGAGTGGAGACGGGCTTTTTGGTTCCGATGCGAAAGGGAGAGCCGGCGGCTTTGGCTTCGGGACCGAGCCGAGCGGCAGCGCGGCGAGCGGATACGGAGCATGAGCGGAAAACGGACCTGGCAGCGGCTGAGGCCATTGGAGATTGGTTGTGGGAGGTTCCGAAGACGGCGACGTTGACGTTCTTGCGTAGGGGTTTTGGAGGTTTTTAAGTTCCAAGTTCCAACGTCGTTCGGTGAGATGTGGTCCGTGGATCAAGTCCTCAGTCGAGTGTTTGTTTGGCTGTATGGATTGTCCAGCCTATGCCTGGTGTGGGTTATCACACTCGACTCCGGAATAACGTCTTCGTGGACAGCCAAACAGACTTTGCTTATAAGCCAATATAATAAAATGACACATGTTCTTATTaacactattaaaaaaaaacatttgtttttaCGTGCTAAGAGatttttaacaaattattaaattagtttgtagctaatttttattcaattttatttcctattaactcaaaaataaaaataaaaaattaccattaatttCTGATCTATACTCTTCAAGGAGACATGCTTTCCCTAATTTAAATTGAAGGGTGATATAAAATCAGTTTATTTTCAGCATCATACTTATGGTTAGAACATTCATTAGAGTTAGAAGCACATGTTtgcttttttattaatgttaataaaaatacgtgaaaacacattttcttaaaaaataaataaatgtatttcCCACCTACTAAGGGTCACGTGACACTTTTAgagttttggttgaaaaaaacattatataattcaatttgtaagaaatttatgttaagagaaaaatcacacaCGTGTGAAATTTTAACTTAAAGTATCattgttttttgttaaaaaaaataaaacaaaaaaagtaatcaaataaaaaatttgcactttcttatttattttaatactaAAATATGGGCATGAATTAactacaaactaatttgtagctaattcatataaattagtCTGATAAAATGATATGTGTCGCATAGTATGTGAaaagcaaatatttttttaatgataaattacAATAATATGGTAATTTGAAAGAATTAAAAGTTGGAAATTGAAgttttaaaagtgtttttttatagaatGGCGTGGAGGGTGTAAATTACAACAAAGTGGTAATTTAAAAGGGTTAAAGTGAGGCTCGTTTGAGTGTTcgatttttttgtattacattttactatatttaaaagtgagaatactgaaaaaatttgttttagagaattatgtttagatggtttagaaaatgttaaaataaaattgttttggaatgtaaattgaatataattaagaaaaaaatatattaaatgattattataaaacaaaacaaaaaatgatttaaaaaaaattaataataaaattggggTAGCTTTCGAGCTATCCCAGACCCAGAGGGGGTGGTCGGCTACCCCAAAATTGCTTGGGGGTGGTCTGACCACCACCCTCATATGCCTATGGGCGGCTCGGtccctttgaattttttattttattattatttttaagttgggttaaaatttttttgacttgtatTAAAAATGGGTAAAAAACGGATGGAGTAAAATTCGAGTACAAATTTACCTTGAAAAACCGAtcataacaattttttaaaatataatcgaaggtgtttttttttttttttaaataaaaaataataataataaaaaaaaagaaaagaaaaaaagaagaagaagaaaaaacccatGTCGAGCCTAAAATCAACGTAGCCGAAGTTCGAAGTCACAGGAGCTCTctggtactctctctctctctttctctctgagTGTGCGTTTCTTTaaagatttagggtttttgtgaactagggttttatttttggtcctAGGGCTCTTCACGAAATTCGATAATCTGATAATTATTTACAACAAAATACGCGTATATTAGTGTCGTAGGTTTGTGAAAATTGTTGTGCAGATTGATAATTTGTGGAGCTGATTTTGGAATTTCAGTTGGAGCAATCTGCTTGAAGTTTCGGAGAGCTATGGCTTCTCTTTTCAAGGTAAATTTCTGCCCTGCTTTCGTTTTCGTTTCTTGGCTTTGAAAGACAATAACGCTCATAAAATGCTTCAACTTTTCGTATAGTAGAGCAGAAAATTTTGAACCTTTAATTGTCAGAAAAATTATCATATTTAGCTCGTTCAAGTAATGAAAAGTAGTGAATTTTCATATGTTTTAGAGAGTTTGTCAATATAGCCATGTTGAAATCGTCAGCTTGTTCGGGAATTTGGAAGTGATTCGTGTGGAAGTGTGAAAGGAGTTGTGTGAATTGAAGTGGGATAAGTtggaattttgtacaaaatatgTTAAGATGTATTCTGAGAGGGGCTGTCTTGTTTTGCCCTGAAATTGTTGACCTTCTGATGATAGTATCTTATCAGATAAGTTTGTAACTATTAATGAGGCAATTCAAAGGTGGCTAATTGTCatcataaaaatttaaacaagagTTTCGCATGGATTTTTTAGGATGAATACAATTTGATCCATTATTGTAATGTTTTTCGATGGCTCTGTTCAAAATAATTGATTTCTTTATTATATGTTGTAGAAAATATGAATGAGCccattcaaattttaaagaacaaCCCAAGCTGGCCCAATATATGTTTCTTGCAGTTGCTTTAGGTTTCTTGTTTAATATGTTTTTCCagatttattttgttatatgtGTGAggtttattattatatttttaagcGCTTTGTTAGAAGGAAGAAATGAAACTTAAATTGAGCGTTAACACCTCCCTCAGcatcccccccacccccccccccccccccccccccaaaaaaaaaaaaaaaaaacagaaacaaaaacaacattAGTGCttatattgaaaataaaatatttttactttatttattaccagattatatgcatttttataaaagaTCATGATGACAAGACACTTGTGCTTTATTTATTACCAACTTATTACTCAGTGTTTCTTCATTAGTTTATGTGACTTATTGATTATCCTATTTTGCATTA
Protein-coding regions in this window:
- the LOC133860956 gene encoding protein NUCLEAR FUSION DEFECTIVE 6, mitochondrial-like isoform X2; translated protein: MASAAARSVFRSCSVSARRAAARLGPEAKAAGSPFRIGTKKPVSTPTLRCPVEMSFCVESMLPYHTATASALMTSMLSISQCSYGRLPEACNDDV
- the LOC133860956 gene encoding protein NUCLEAR FUSION DEFECTIVE 6, mitochondrial-like isoform X1, which translates into the protein MASAAARSVFRSCSVSARRAAARLGPEAKAAGSPFRIGTKKPVSTPTLRCPVEMSFCVESMLPYHTATASALMTSMLSISQCSYGRLPEGRDKTR
- the LOC133860956 gene encoding protein NUCLEAR FUSION DEFECTIVE 6, mitochondrial-like isoform X3, which translates into the protein MASAAARSVFRSCSVSARRAAARLGPEAKAAGSPFRIGTKKPVSTPTLRCPVEMSFCVESMLPYHTATASALMTSMLSISQCSYGRLPEGL